Within Acidobacteriota bacterium, the genomic segment GGAGCAGCCTTGAGCGATCCGGAGATCGACCGGCTTCTCGAGGAGGCGGCGCACGAGACTCGATCCGAATCGAGGCTCGATCTCCTGCAAACGCTTCTTGCCGATGTGGATGCGAAGTATGTGTATTTACCGCTCTTCAGACCCGCACCGATCGCGCTGGTTCGGGAACCACTCGAGGTCTTAGGCCATTGCATGCGGCCTCAAGATGTGCACCTGAGATGAGAATACACCTTTGAAACTTGACACGAAGTGCGCACCTCACTACAAACGGTGCGAATAACGGCCGACAGCCGTCACTACAGGAGGTTACTCGATGAACGACAAGAAAGCAGATCTCGCCGGTCCGGGAATCAGTACTTACGAGGAGGTGGCGAAGATCCTGCCCACCGACTACGAGCCGCTTCAGAAACCTCTCGAACGCATGAAAGCGGTGTACGAGGCCAAGCAGTTTATTGAGAAAGGCCTTGCCGAGGAGCTGAACCTGACAATGGTCCAGGTGCCACTGATCGTCGACCGCGACAGTGGAGTCAACGACTACCTCGATCGAGACGGATCACGGACCCCTGTCGACTTTCAATGCGGGCTCGGTCTCGAGACTCCGATACAGGCTCAGGTCGTGCAGGCGGCCACCAAATGGAAGAGGATGGCGCTCGCCCAATTCGGTTGTGAGGTGGGTGAGGGCATCAACACTGATATGCGTGCGGTGCGCAAGGACTACTTCCTCGACCACGATCATTCGTCCTACGTTGACCAGTGGGACTGGGAAAAGGTCATCACCCCCGAGCAGCGAAATCTCGACTATCTGACCGAGACAGTCAAAAAGATCTGGAAGGTCATCTACGGCGCAGGCCAGCATGTCAGGGAGCTGTTTCCGGAGCTCAGGAACGACAGATACCCGGATTTTCCCGAAGAACTTACCTTTATTCACGCTGAAGAAATCCTTGAGCGCTACCCCGATCTGCCGCGAAAGCAGCGCGAGACCAAGATCATTCAGGAGTATCCGGCGATATTCATCTACGGCATCGGCTGGCCGCTCGCCGACGGCTATCCGCACGAGATGCGGGCGGCCGACTACGACGACTGGGTCACAGAGACCACATCGGCTGACGGCCGACCGATGCACGGCCTCAATGGCGACATCCTGGTCTGGAACCCGGTCACCAGGCGGCGCCACGAGCTCAGCTCGATGGGGATTCGAGTCACCAAGGACACGATGAAGGTGCAGCTCGAAATGAGTGGTCAGCTCGACTTCCTCGAACTGCCATATCACCAGGCGATCCTCAACGACGAGATTCCGCTCTCGATCGGTGGCGGCATCGGCCAGGCTCGAACGTACATGTACCTCCTTCGTACGGCTCACCTCGGCGAGGTGACAGTCACCGTGTGGCCGAAGCAACTGAAGGAGATATGTGCGGCGAGGAACATACACGTTCTCGAGTGACCTCGACCACGAATTCAGAATTCGGAACTCTGAATTCGGAATGCCATCAGACTATTTCGGATTCCCTCCACCGGGTGATGGGAGGGGGGATTCAGAATTCAGCCCGCCAGGGCTACCGCTTCCATTTCGATCTGGACGCCGAGCGGGAGGGCGGCGACCTGGACTGCCGAACGCGCCGGCGGTTCAGAGGGGAAGAATTCGGCGTAGATCCCGTTCATCGCCTGGAAATCTCCGAGATCGGTCATGAAAACAGTCATTTTGACGACTCGATGGAGTCCGCTGCCGGCGGCACGCAGCACCGCATCGACGTTCGAGAGAACCTGGCGGGTCTGGTCCTCGATCGTCTCTGCCTCGATCTTTCCGGACGCGGGATTGATCGCGATCTGTCCGGCGGTGAACACGAATCCGTCAGTGGAGATGGCTTGAGAGTAGGGTCCGACCGCACCCGGTGCCTCGGTGGTAGCGATGACCTCACGTTGTTGACTCATGTGTGACCTCCTGTCAGGAGGTAGAATACCCGAGTTGCCATGACTACCTTCTGGCGTGTCGTCGCCTCACCCGCACGCTTCTACAAGCGATTCATCTCGCCTTTCATGCCACCAGCCTGCCGTTTCCAGCCGACCTGTTCTGTCTATGCGGCGGAAGCGATCGAAACCCACGGACTGTTGGGTTTCTGGCTGGCCATCAAGCGTATCCTCAAGTGTCATCCGTTCCACCCCGGCGGCTACGACCCCGTCCCACCGGCGACCCGCGACGAAGACCACACAGCCTGAGCCATCAAAATGCGCATCCAGCGATCTTTTTGGCAGACGGCCGTACGGCTTCCACCGCCCGCCCACGGCAATAGGGCCCCGACCGTCCGTTCTCCTGCTTCGGGCACTTCAATCTCGTTGTCGAGCCGTCAAGCCGTGAAGCCGTTGAGCCGTAAGGCCACGCGAGACGAGTGGCTAGCCCTCAATCCGCTTCGCCAACCACGCCTCCATCCGATCGAAGACCTCCTCCTTCTCCGGCTCGTTGAACATTTCGTGGTACAGCCCGTCCCATTCGACGTAATCGACCAGATGATCAGGCGCATTTGCGACCCATCTTCTGGTTGCAGCCGGGTCGGCGAGGAGGTCGTCGCCTGACTGCATCACCAGGGTTGGCAGGGTAAGCGAAGGTGCCCGGGCCAGGGTATCGGCGTGCGCTCTCAGGACCGAGGTGAACCACCTGGCCGACACGGTGTCGCTGACCAGCGGATCGTTGATATAGGCCTCGGGAACCGCCGGGTCGTGACTGAGCGCGCTCGGCTCCGCAGGTTTCGAAAACATCAGCTTGGGTACGAACGTCGAGACGATGTTCGCCACCATGTGCAGGGCTGGCGGTGGAGCCGCGCTCGGGTGGACGCCGAGGAAGGGTGACGACACGACGATTCCCGCGAGCCCAGTCGGGTGGATCAGGGCGTCTCGGAGCGTGATCAGCCCTCCCTGGGAGTGGCCAACCAGAAAGAGCGGCAGGTCGGGTTGCGCCTCGCCGACCAGCGTGCGGACGGCAGCGAGATCGGTCAGGAATTCGTCAAAAGAATCCACGTGCACCCGAAGTCCGGGGCTCCGGCCGTGACCCCGATAGTCGTGCGCCCAGCAGTCGAAACCGGCCTCGGCGAAATGATCGAGAACATGGACATAACGGCCCGTGTGCTCGGCGAGTCCATGGACAATGAGCAGCGCTGCGCGAGGGTCGCCTTCGGGCGAGTGGCGACGCCAGAAGAGTCGATTGCCGTCGGCACTCTTTGTCCATCCCTGATCTGTTTTCACCCGTTTCCCTCCCGACGGTCCGCGCGCACCCGATCGACCGCCAGTTGCCACCCTCGATAGAGTTCGTCTCGATCGGCGGCCTTCATCTCGGGTTCGAATCGGCGGTCCTCCTGCCACGCGCCAATAAGCTCTTCGGGATTGCGCCACATGCCGGTGCACAGCC encodes:
- a CDS encoding alpha/beta hydrolase is translated as MKTDQGWTKSADGNRLFWRRHSPEGDPRAALLIVHGLAEHTGRYVHVLDHFAEAGFDCWAHDYRGHGRSPGLRVHVDSFDEFLTDLAAVRTLVGEAQPDLPLFLVGHSQGGLITLRDALIHPTGLAGIVVSSPFLGVHPSAAPPPALHMVANIVSTFVPKLMFSKPAEPSALSHDPAVPEAYINDPLVSDTVSARWFTSVLRAHADTLARAPSLTLPTLVMQSGDDLLADPAATRRWVANAPDHLVDYVEWDGLYHEMFNEPEKEEVFDRMEAWLAKRIEG
- a CDS encoding RidA family protein: MSQQREVIATTEAPGAVGPYSQAISTDGFVFTAGQIAINPASGKIEAETIEDQTRQVLSNVDAVLRAAGSGLHRVVKMTVFMTDLGDFQAMNGIYAEFFPSEPPARSAVQVAALPLGVQIEMEAVALAG
- the asnA gene encoding aspartate--ammonia ligase; its protein translation is MNDKKADLAGPGISTYEEVAKILPTDYEPLQKPLERMKAVYEAKQFIEKGLAEELNLTMVQVPLIVDRDSGVNDYLDRDGSRTPVDFQCGLGLETPIQAQVVQAATKWKRMALAQFGCEVGEGINTDMRAVRKDYFLDHDHSSYVDQWDWEKVITPEQRNLDYLTETVKKIWKVIYGAGQHVRELFPELRNDRYPDFPEELTFIHAEEILERYPDLPRKQRETKIIQEYPAIFIYGIGWPLADGYPHEMRAADYDDWVTETTSADGRPMHGLNGDILVWNPVTRRRHELSSMGIRVTKDTMKVQLEMSGQLDFLELPYHQAILNDEIPLSIGGGIGQARTYMYLLRTAHLGEVTVTVWPKQLKEICAARNIHVLE
- the yidD gene encoding membrane protein insertion efficiency factor YidD; translation: MTTFWRVVASPARFYKRFISPFMPPACRFQPTCSVYAAEAIETHGLLGFWLAIKRILKCHPFHPGGYDPVPPATRDEDHTA